In one window of Posidoniimonas corsicana DNA:
- a CDS encoding DNA-directed RNA polymerase subunit alpha C-terminal domain-containing protein has product MATRIPMDRAQAQSEEMKERLEMSTAEIGLAVRTTNCLEEKGVFTVHDLLHCTREDLLSISNFGEKTLEEVYKALENVGFYRPGRATLPAQRRAK; this is encoded by the coding sequence ATGGCTACTCGTATCCCCATGGACCGCGCCCAGGCGCAATCGGAAGAGATGAAGGAACGGCTGGAGATGAGCACCGCCGAGATCGGCCTGGCGGTCCGCACGACGAACTGCCTGGAGGAGAAGGGCGTGTTCACCGTGCACGACCTGCTGCACTGCACGCGCGAGGACCTGCTGAGCATCTCGAACTTCGGCGAGAAAACGCTTGAAGAGGTCTACAAGGCGCTGGAGAATGTGGGTTTCTACCGCCCCGGCCGCGCGACCCTGCCGGCGCAGCGTAGGGCGAAGTAA